From Aedes albopictus strain Foshan chromosome 1, AalbF5, whole genome shotgun sequence, one genomic window encodes:
- the LOC109424816 gene encoding RNA-binding protein squid — MAEMQQDQENQQMDSNGNPGRDDDRKLFVGGLSKETTEQDLRNHFGQYGEIESVNVKTDPQTGRSRGFAFIIYSNPESIEKVVAFEDHTVNGKKVDPKKAKARQGKIFVGGLSPETSDEEVKTFFEQFGNVVEMEMPFDKMKNQRKGFCFITYDSEAVVTELLKTPKQTVGGKEVDVKRATPKQDGMQMGGGRGGMRGSPRGMRGGRGGFGGMRSYGQGWGGGQGFGGGYNQGGFGGGFGGGYGSGSGGGGGWGYDNYDFSSYGGGSFQGGKQRGGGGGSRQYQRPY, encoded by the coding sequence ATGGCCGAAATGCAACAGGACCAGGAAAATCAGCAAATGGACAGTAACGGAAACCCTGGCCGGGATGACGACAGGAAACTGTTCGTCGGTGGACTGAGCAAGGAAACCACCGAGCAGGACCTGCGGAACCACTTCGGCCAGTACGGCGAGATCGAAAGTGTGAACGTCAAGACCGATCCCCAGACGGGCCGCTCGAGAGGTTTCGCGTTCATCATCTACAGCAACCCGGAGTCGATCGAGAAGGTTGTGGCATTCGAAGACCATACCGTCAACGGCAAGAAGGTTGATCCGAAGAAGGCGAAAGCCAGACAGGGAAAGATCTTTGTCGGCGGCTTGAGTCCGGAAACCAGTGACGAGGAAGTGAAAACGTTCTTCGAACAGTTTGGCAACGTAGTGGAGATGGAGATGCCCTTCGACAAGATGAAGAACCAACGGAAGGGCTTCTGCTTCATTACGTACGACTCGGAAGCAGTGGTGACGGAGCTCTTGAAGACGCCCAAGCAGACCGTGGGAGGCAAGGAAGTCGACGTGAAGCGGGCAACACCCAAGCAGGACGGAATGCAGATGGGTGGTGGACGTGGAGGTATGCGTGGATCACCGCGTGGAATGCGTGGAGGTCGAGGCGGATTCGGCGGTATGCGATCCTACGGACAAGGCTGGGGCGGCGGACAAGGATTCGGCGGGGGATACAACCAAGGCGGTTTCGGAGGAGGATTCGGCGGTGGATACGGCAGCGGCAGCGGTGGTGGCGGAGGCTGGGGATACGACAACTACGACTTTTCCAGCTACGGCGGCGGCAGCTTCCAGGGCGGCAAACAACGAGGCGGAGGCGGCGGCAGCCGGCAGTACCAGAGGCCGTACTGA